Part of the Triticum aestivum cultivar Chinese Spring chromosome 4D, IWGSC CS RefSeq v2.1, whole genome shotgun sequence genome is shown below.
cgagctcctgctgctgctgctgcgattCCTTGGCGTCCCTGAGGTCGCTGGGCGGCAGGAAGCAGTCCATGGAGAGGCCCCAGATGTTGAAGTCGACCTCCTCGATGTCCCAGTGCTCCTCCATGCGCGTCCGGGTGTTGCCGCCGTCGTGGGTGTCCCCGAAGCGGACGAGCGAGACGGCGGTGCGGCCCGAGTGGGCGATGTTGACGCCGTCGACGGCGCGGTAGTCGCGGAGGCGCGACTCCATGGTGGTCTCCCagaagacggagccgccgccggcgccggactTGATCTGCAGCAGGTGGGAGTCCTCCAGCTGCACCAGCAGGCCCGTGCGCTGGCTGAAGTAGCCCCACACGGTGTGGCGGATGATCTCCACGCTGCTGCTGTTGCGGGCCCGCAggctggacgcctccgcctccacctTGAGCACGAAGCAGTCCTCGCCGTCGATGCTCCTCTCGCCGATGCACACCGAGTCCTCCGCGAACAGGCTCGCCGTCAGCATCGGGTCAAGCCCCTGCACGTCCATTCGTAGAGAACACACACGTCAGCTCCACGTCACTACTCATGTGTCCAACCCAAATCATCAGCCGTGAAGGTGCGAAAAGTAGAGGGTTGACTCCATGGTCAAATTAACAACGGGTGGATGGATTGGAGCACGCGGCGAGACTAGACGAGTATTTTTTTGTGCGATCAGGTTGGTGCGGCGCGATTACCGGGAAGAGTCGGGTCGGGTGGACGATCACCAACCGATTTTGATGACGGAGGGGGTGAGGCCCATGTCCATGTGGTGTGTCCGGCCGGCCGCACATGCCCGCACGTTGGCCCCCTCCCCCTAATCACGCCGCGCCCTCCGCGCTAACCATAGGTATGTCGAGCCCCCTCCGTCGTCATTGCCGCACTAATTACCTTCCGCGGCATGCAATGATGATGAGTCCTCCGTCCCAAATCCACGTAACGTACCGGCGAGATACCTGGATCTCCAGCGCCATCCGATCTTATCCCCGACATTGCTCTGGACCTTGACGACCAATGATCAAAAGGCGTAATTATGTCCCCGGCCCGTGCGCTCGCTCGGGAAATTAACATCCCTTCTCCTCTGCTCTGCTCTGCCCCGCCGACAGCGTGCAGGGGCGAtgcatgtacgtacatactgtagTGATGATCAACGTCCCTCTACGCATGCACGCGGTACAGTCGACACCGCGCGCACCGACATACATACTGTAGCCATGATAATGGTGTTGTACCCGGCGTACGGTCTGCCCCAGgtactattaccctgcctgctcgtAAGAATACGGGCACCGAATATGCGTACGAAGCGTCAGCGTCTAAGTTCATGTCCATGCTTTTTTTCCACAGAAGTTCATGTCCATGTTAGCATATACGGCAATACCAACAAGGCAACCACTAATTAAGAGCCATTGATCGATGACAACAATGGGCTCGCCCCCTACGTCCGACCAACTAGCAACGTCAGACTCGTATCACCAGCAGTCCAGGCGTAAGCTGTCTACTTGGCAATGATTTTTGTTCTTTCATCAATCAAAATCTTAAGCTCGTCTGGTTGTTGCGTGAAGCCTAATCACTGCCCTAGCTAAGCTACGTGAGAGTTCATTGCGTTCAGTAGCATGCCACGCGACCACGCATAGTGGCTAGTAAGAGTCCTTGGATACGGTACGCGTGCGGGGAGTAGCAAAAAACACGTCCACGATAACGGTAACGTGTACGTGTGGTGGTACGATACGCACCTGGAGCGATCTGCGGAGCGGGCGCGGCGGGCCACGGGAGGCGTGGGACTGGTGCCATGGCGTCTGCCGCCAGGCCACCTTGCCGTCGCTGCCAGCGCTGATCTTGCAGCCGGACACCACCAGCTCCAGGCACCACAGCTCCGGCTTCTTCTGCCACAGCACGAACCCGCCGatctcgccgccggcgccgcccttgccgccgccgccgcctttcttCCCGCCGCGGTGGGCGCCGCCATTATtgctgccgccgccgtccgcgTCGCTGCTGTTGAGCTCCGCGGCCGTCATCCGCACCTTGCCCATCGCGTACATGCTCGTCACTCTGTTCAGCGCCCACTCCCCGCCCGACGCCGCGATGTACTGCTGCACTATGTACTTGGCCGACGACGATTCCTGCCATGCCAATTCAGTCACATCACACGAACGATTATCGTCAGAACCAATCTTCTTCTTGTGTCAGAAGCAAGAAAACCAATCTTGCGTCGTCAGAGCTGGACGTACAATGGGGTCGCCCTTGAGCTGCTCGCAGAGCACCGAGGAGGGCGACTGCTTGGCGTGGCTGACGGGGAGCGGGATGAGCGGCGCGCCGATGACGCCGAGCATGAGCTGGAGCTCGCCGCGGCTCATGGAGCACGGCTCGCCGGCGCCGGAGCGGTCGGCGGCGTGCGAGCGCATCCACGCCTTGACGCCGGTGCAGCCGAACCTGGAGCCGCGggagcccccgccgccgccggagaacaTCTCCTCGGGGATGGGCACCTCCAGCACCGTGTCCAGCGCGTCGTCGCGCTCCAGGTTGGGGCACAATTTCCTCATGGGGCGCGCGGGCGACAGAGGGGCGCTCTCCCACAGCTCaatctcctcctcctctgcttggCCCTGGACGCTGCTGGCTCCGTGGATGCGATGCGATGCGTTGCGCTGCGCAGCTCTGCTCTGTATGGCCAAGTGTTGGAGAGAGCTCGCCCTCCTTTTTGTTGGGGTTATTGCGCCTCCGCTCTCGTCCTGGTCTCGGTGGTCTTGTACCGGTTTTTCATGGGCCGTGCGGGCGGCTGGCAGCTGGGCCCGGAGATTTGCCCTTTCCTTTCGTTATCTTTCCCGGAGTCTGGTCGTGGCCGCACGCTCTGCCCTGTCTTGTTTAACATTTTCTTTTTCTAGATTTTCTCGGCGCGTCAGCGCGTCAACAAAATTATACATTTCCCTTGTGGAGTTTCAACCTCCTCCTTTTCTGCTGGGCTATGGCGTTCCCACGCACACGCTTCCTTTAGTGGAGTGCATGTGATTTTCCGTGGACTTTCCGGTTTGAACCGGTTCTTGTGAAACCAAATTTGGCCTAATACGACCTACTAGTCTCATGTTTTACTCGCCAACTACAGCGGAAAGGAAAACATTCCTGCATGTGTAAGGTCATCAAGAGCATGACACTGGTTCAGAAACAGACTGAACTTGGAACCGTCACCGAGGAAGTGTGTATCCATCCTTGGCAAGCAATTCGACATGGAAACTTGCGTATTGCTCTTGTGAGTCAAGGCCGATGAACAGCGAGCTCCTCCCGTATCGGAGGAGCTACCATCACATCGTTCAACGCCCAAGATTCAGGATGACACAAGCAAGCAAGCGAGCAAGCAATCCCtaacggtttcttctggccgacccCGGCCGTTCGCCATCGCGCGCACTGTGCTAGCAGCAGCACGCTGGGTTTCTCGGTCTAGACCTCTGAACTGCACACAAGAAGATGATGGATGTTCCTTCCCGGTTTCACTCACCCACCGCGACGTACGACCACGCAATCAGGCTGGCTGTCCCCGGGGAGCGCCCGAGTCCCTTTCCGTAACTGGtagccatgccatgccatgcctgcctACGTGCGTACGTGACCAGTACCGGCTTGGAAAAGGGCTTGGAGGAGCTAGATAGCGGTAGTAGCAGCACGACCGGGATTAGGACTCTGTTGACGCTCGCGCCCCAATCGTCTCTGGGACCCGGTCGGTAGGTCGCCGCAATGATCGTCGCTTGATTGTGCCGCGCGTGGCCCGAGATCGCAAGGACGGGCGACGGGACGCAGTTTCCACCGGGAAAAGGAAAAGGGGCCATCGCATCCCGGTGGTTGGGCTGGGGCGGCCGGCCGCGCGAGCCATTCGCGGCGCGGGTGATGACGGGGCGCGAGGCAGGGTGGATCGGATCCCGGCTCGATTCCAACCCGTTTTTGTTGCGCTGTGGGCTGTACGCTTGCGCCGTCCATGCGTGCTGCCTGCCAGTACTATACTGGTAGTAGTATCTCTATCGGGGGTATGGGTATTGTATTGTATTGGCGTTCGTGTGGGCTGGAGATCttgtctcttcctcctcctcccgacGTGCCAACCAGGTTGCTGTTGCCGCCAACGGCCATGGCCagcacctctctctctctgtccctatCATTGCGCGCGCGCGCGGCCGAGGCTGAGTGCCAGCctcgggctccggctccggctcgacAGGGGAAGATCCACGGATCAATCAGCATTTTCTCATCGTTTACGGAACGTGTGATTCGATTTGATCCGCTTGCACGCCTCGTATATACGTTTTCTAATCGGATCGTGGGATCATCACAATCATTGTCAGGGAAACCAATGATCAGCACGATCTAGATGATCGCGCATCTACTCTACTACGTGGTGTAGCGGATAAGGGATGTGCAAGGCAGGCCGATAAGCATAGAGTGAAGTTTGAAATAAACCCGAGATGATAGAGCCGGACACAAATAAACCCTCACCTCCAAATCCCTGAAGTCTGTACCCTGACCTTTCTGATTCCGATCTATCCGAACCCTAAATACGTTTGGCACACCGAGAAAAGCACAAACCTGGCCAGGATCTCGCTTCTCTCACTGGCGTATGTGTACGCGTACTTGCACACGCACATGAGGATCGCGTACCTACGCGCGCACTGCTGGCACGTCGTGGTGCTCGCCGACGTCGTGGCCGTGTCCTTCCCGGTCTCTGCTGCATTGGCCCCGCACTTGCACCCCGGCAGAGGCCATTCGCAGCAGCGCGCCGAGCTTGAGCAGAGGAGAATAGCACAAGATGGCAGCCAACGTACGACGACAATAGACCCAGAGTCTGGCAGCCAATATATAGCGACGTTCTTCTTGTTTGAGGCCAAGCTAGTGCATGAGCTCCGGGCGCGGTTGGAAATGGAGGGCCTTCTGATTATTTTGCTCACTATTGTGTTGTTATGCATTAGCACAGAGCACAACAAGGACGAGAGTCATCATGTGTGAGTTTAGCTTGTAGCATGTGCGTGTAGGAAGCTGTTCTTTGCCTATTTCTATGCGCGCTGCGGCGACGAGAGCACAAACAGTAGCAGTATGCGGCGGCGATCAGCGAGGGCAGCGGCTGCTTATGGTGGGGAGAAACACCAACCGCAGCATTTCGTGGAGGTTGCCGTAGCAGGGGCCGTCTGCCCAGGGGAGTAGGTCCGTATCCGGGAGCAGATCGAACACCTACGCCAGTTGCGCCTCGCCACACTTGGCACTGAAGAAGAGATTGGGGAAAGCATATGACAGATGGGCCCATGTAGGAAGTGACAGTAGAAATCAATCCCGGCTGGGATTAAGCCTTTCCTATTACATCAAACAGGATTTTACTCATACAGGGTCTGGATTGACCGGGATCTGTAAATACGGGGTACAAATTTCAGGGATTTAAATGTGAGGGTTTGTTTACGCCAATCTCTACAATCTTAGGGTTTATTTTAGACTTCACCCATAAGCATATGATTACCGAAAGTAATTGTTGGATCTTACGTACGCACGCACGCAGCGGATCGGAGTGAGTGCCGGGCCACGTTTGCTGCCTAGCTAATGACGTGCCGGCGTTTGTGATGCCGCCGGCGGCCACTTTCACGACTGGTGATTTGCTGGTGGCATCGGTTGCTGCTGCTATAGGGACGGGGATACTATCTGTCCGACGGGATACCCCCAACAACCTGACACTGCTTTCTGAATCCGGTGAGCAGCCTATAACTCAAGTTGTAATCAATTAGGGCACTGTGTGGTGTGTGCTAATTTGGCGCCAGGGCCCGACACCGCTACACTTGTCAGACGCTGACGGTGATAACCACGTACTATTAAGGTTCTTACTACTGCTCGCCATGCCGTGCCCACACTAGACTAGATAGTGTGGTGGTGGTTCGGGCGATCACGTCTGGCCTTGGAAATTTTGGCCTCTTCGCACGTTACCGACAATTGGACCGTTTCCTCCATTTCGAAAAAAAAAAACAATTGGACCGTTTGGTTCAAACATATCAATGATGGTAATATATAACCGAAGATGCTCAAGTACTGATATGACTCGGGGATTTTTATTTCTCATTCGGAGGGATGAAAGTCAAGAGGAGTTGTTTTACAACGAAGGACTAGCTGGAGTTAGGCCGGTCGCAGAGGCTGCTGCTAGATCCATGGCATGTAGAAGCTGTAAAAGGTCAATGAGAAAAGGAAATGAGAAGCGGGAAAAGAAGTCCAATTCCAGCAATAAACTTTCTGTGATAAACAAAAGGGGGCCGGATTGAGTTCGAGTCTACGGAAGCAGTCAAGAACAATCGAGTGTCGAAGCCCTTTCCAAGGTCACACTAGCTGGATCTGGTCGGCGACGGCgattccaatttggcatgttaccACGCATCGATCGATCGCGAGCTTGCATTACAAGAGCAAGTTGGCAGGCATGCACCTCGTAGACCTAACGGCGCATACACACAGAGAGAAGACGGCCATGGAAGGGAAGGGAATGGATCGGATTGGAGGCAGTCCACATCAGTTGCCGGAGAGACGTCGGAAAAGAGGAGGCCCCCGATTTCGCCGCACTGTCCTTCGTGGTGCCGGTGCGCGCAAGCGCAACCAACCCCCGCCCCCGACCGGCCTCCCTCCCAAAGTCCCAATCATCTCGCACTCGCACCTTAGTCTTGCCCGGTTGGTGCAGGCCGGCGGCAGCAATGGAGACCGATGAGGCGTGCCGATCCAGGCCCGCCTTTTTGAGTTGTAAAGCGATGCCATCTGCTCCTTCACCGCTAATGCGCGACCTCCACCGGGAGACTGCGACCTTGTTTTGCTTGCACTCAGCAAGTAGCGAATGGAACATGCCACATGCAGTGAGACGCAGCAAGTGGCCTAGGCAAAAGGGTAGTAATACGTAGCTAGGCGAATTCACGTCATGGAGATGATTCAGATTGTGCTACGATCAGCTGCGCCACGATCTGCGCCGAGGATTCAGTCCGGAAAGAAAGTGACGCCCCGCTGAAAATAAGTGTAGAACGTGCCGAAACTGCGACTTGGGTCGGTGTCTCCGACTCGGATGATATTATTGTCAACAGTGCGGGGCGGTAGTGCGATGCCTTTCAGTGTGATCCTCGCTACGTTATGGTAATCTGCCGTGTGGAAGTACCCTTCGTTCCCGCGCGCAAAAAAGGTAACGTGTACTACGTTCATATGCATGGCCTTGCTTGTCGGGGGAAAggctctccttcttcttcatggaaTCATGGTGGTGGAGCTGGCCCAGGAAGGAAAAAGAGGCCTCGTGTGTATGTTTAGTTTTACGGAGCTGCTAAAAATCAGTTGACTGAGACTtggcgaagtctcagtcgactggcCAGCCGTTCGATCGTTGTTTGCTTGCAGATTCACGCTGGGGCGTTTTGTCCTTTTGTTTCGGCCTGTATAAGGCGCGGACCAGCCCATCTACTTGTTTTTAAGCGTCGTCTAATGCTTGGGGCCGGCCTAGATTCACGCGAACGTTTTTGTTCGCTTTTTTTGTGGGCTGGGGCAAGTGCTCAGGAGGCCGTAGTAAATAAAGGGTATGAAGAGGAAGCGGGACCCGTGGTAATTAAGAGGTGGACAGCGAGTTATGAAGTCCATTTCTTCCTTCTCTCTCTATTCTTCTCTGTCAAATCTGAAGATCTCTGCAGCGGAACAAAGGAATCGTTGTGCTCCTCCACGGCCAGTGAGAGGATGGGCGAAGCTGCTGATGGAGTAAGTGCCATCCATCTTTTTCTTATTTGTTTGTTTAGTCTGCGAGATGCAGTAGATCTGAGGGGATTTGGGGTTCCATTTTTTGTTTGGATAAAGTCCAGATTAGTAACTTGAAGCATATAATCGCTCCCCTTTTTATTCAAACGGTGGTATGTAGTATGTCCTCTTTTTTGTATGATTTTTCCTTCAGACTTTTGTCGAATCCACTTTTTGTGAAATAAGTAGCGTGTTTGACAATTAATACTGAACCCAAATGCCCTCATATCTATTACAGAGCCTATCACTAGGAGTGGCTCAGTcccttgttttgttttattttagaTTTTGCTGAAACCCTATTTAAGGAGTAGCATGTTTTTGAAATCTTTTCTCTGTAAACAAGAGAGATTATTACTCAATCTATCACTAGGAGTGGGCATGTTATTTGTTTTGTCATATTTTTTGCTGAAACTCTATTAGTCAGTAGCATGTTCAAATCTCTCTTTCGGGAATCAAAGAGAATGATTACTGAAACTAAGTTTCTAGCAGTAGCATGTTTTTTCAGTTTTCTTGCTGAAACCCAATGAATCAGTACCATGTTCAATTTTTTGTATGGGATCAAGATAATGATTACTGAATGCATCACTGGTAGTGGTATGTCAATTTTTTCCATGTGTTTTGTGTTAATACGGTCTTCTGATAGTCTTTTTATCTCTGCAAATATATATTTTGGTCATCCGCCGTCGACGCCAATGATAAATCATCATTATCTCCAAATCCTTTTTTTTGGAAGCATGCAAGTTTCTCACTAAAATCATCAGTTGAATATGTATGCCTCTCACTAGCACAAAATTTTTGGTGCCTTTTTTATGTGCATAGGAGATGGTTTGCAGAGTTTGTCGGAGCCCTTGCAACCGCGACAGCAGGGGAAGCAGCATCAGCATGTATGTCtggaaggagttcaaaatggaggGGTAACTCCGCCACCtctgtttcttttttatttgtattttttcGTTTTCTGATCATTGTTTCTTTTTTAGTTTGTACTCATCATCACAGAATATACTGTTGAAGGTtgaccctttcttttttttctccctgagtTTTGAGGCAAAGGGGAGCCCCTAGCTATCTAGTTGTTTACGTTGAAATCATTGAATTTTTTATCCTGTGTTAAGCTCTTTCTGTGTGGTAGAGAGGAGAAAGGCACTTGCTGTCGTAATAGAGATTTTATAAGTCAAAAAAATAGGGGATCATTTTATTAGTGTTTTGTAGCTTGGCTTACTTCCAGAAACCATGGCCATGATTTAACTAGCAGCATCAACTTCTTTTTGTGTTTCTATTAGTGTTTTACTAGCAGCAGTCTTTCTGTTAGTGTGTGTAGCTTGGCTTACTTCCAAAAACCATGTGTGGTAGAATTCACGGGTTACTTTTGCTAGATATTTTTGTTTTTTGTAACTGTGTTTTTTGCACTGATATGGCCGGTTCATGTTTAAGAGCTCAGTGTATCTCTTTTTTGCACTGATATGGCTAGATATTTATAGGTTGTGCCATGCAAGGAAAGGGTTCGTTTCAAGAACCTGACGGGAGATAAGCTGACATTCAAGGCAAACAAAACGTACGTACACTGTGAAGTATCACAAGGGGCGCAAACAGAGTGCATTGTATGGCATAGGGTGGAGGAAGTTTGTTGCAGACAACAAGCTGGGGAAGGGTCAGATGGTTTTGTTCTACTTGGACCAGCCTTCACTAAGGGCGGTTGTTTGCGTGGTGCAGTTTGGAAACGGCACGGAAGATGTTTGGGGAGAATCAGGTAGTTTTCTGAAACACTAACTTTATACTTGATTATCTTCTTCTCGCTTAGCAGCAGATCCCAATTTCTCCATTCACATTCCGTTTTTTAAATGTTTTTTGTAGCTGCTGTTTTTTTAGCAAAGCATAGTTTCCATTTTGTCAAAAAAATTCCTTCAACAAGGAGATTAGACTACTGGGTCCGACTCATTGGTTTTAATTATATCCATTTCCGTTGATGGAAAAAAAATGCAGTCAGGCACTAGTACTTTTTTTTGGGGGTGAGTAGATGTTGTTGATCTCTTTGCCTTTTTTTCTTGGGATAAGGTGTTAATTATTAGTAGATGTAGTCCTAGTATACTTTTTAAATGTCATTGTCTTGTAGGGGCTTTTTTTAACCACATAATGCTTTTTCCGAGCTAATCCTTATGTGAAAAGCATCTTCTTCTAGTTTGTTATGTCATTCCCTTGTGAgcttttttttgttttgcatatgtTGCAATCTTAAGTCAATATTAGAGCTCAATTTTATGTCAAGAAATGCATGCATTTCTTCTCTTtctagatttttttgtttttggcAGTACGATCCCTCACAACTTTTCTTGTCTTACTCCACCAACAGGAATGTTGTGCCCAATTTGCCACGCGTACTGCCAGAAATGACAATGGTCGGAGCTTCGGCATCTATGTCCGTGATGCCAACGAAATTTTTCCGGTATACTCATGTCCACAattttccctcttttttttgtttgttcttttttcattttttacgtttattatttttctgttttttcataTCGTCCTGTGCTCTGGAAGGAACAGGTTTGCTCAGTTGTCAAGCGGTTATATGAATTTCAAAGCACATATCCGTAGGTACGTTGTGGATGTGTACATGGGGCACAAAACTACTCGCCTTGGTAGTGATGACTGGAACAAGTTCATTGCAGACTTCACGTTGCGCCATGGGGAGTTCGTCCTTTTCTATATGACTGGACGGATGCCCAGGGCAGTTGTTGGAGGGGGCGGCGGGGAAAGAGAGGGGTCCAATTGCATGTCCAACTGTAGTCATgaaactgcatgtcttctaacttggttgcaactgGGCCTTTGTTTTGTGAAAGGAGGCACCGACAAGAAGGGGggtcagttgcatgtcccacactagtcATGCAACTGCAAGCGTTGCCCCCCCTTGCGGGTGCAACTGCATGTCTTACACCATGGTTGCAACTAGGGCTTTGTTATGTCAGAGGGGCggcagggagagagagggggcctgTTGCATGTCCAACTGTAGTCATGCATCTGCATGTCTTCTAATTTGGTTGCAATTAGGCTTTGTTTTGTCAGAGGGCGCATCAACAAGAAGGGGGGTCAGTTGCATGTTCCACACTAGTCATGGAACTACAAGTGTTGCTTCgaatgcaactgcatgtcttccaaCATGGTCGCAACCAGGGCTTTGTTTTGTAGGACGGGCGGCGTGGAGAGAGAAggggccagttgcatgtcaacTGTAGTCATGCAACTGCATATattctaacttggttgcaactaGGGCTTTGTTTTATCAGAGGGGGCATCGGCAAGAAGGGGGTCAGTTGCATGTCTCACACCATTCATCCGACTGCAAGCGTCGCCCCTGGCTACAACTGCATGCCTTCCACCATGGTTGCAACTAGGGCTTTTTTGTGTAGGTGGGGGCggcggggagagagaggggggtcagTTGCATGTCCAACTGTAgtcatgcaactgcatgtcttataacttggttgTAACTAGCCTTTGTTTTGTCAGAGGGGCATCAACAAGAAGGGGGtgagttgcatgtcccacactagtcATGCAACTGCAAGCGTCGCCCCCCAGTTGCAACTTCGTGCCTTCCACCATGGTTGCAACTAGGGCTTTGTTTTTTCAGAGGGGCCGCGGGGGAGAG
Proteins encoded:
- the LOC123097947 gene encoding uncharacterized protein, producing MRKLCPNLERDDALDTVLEVPIPEEMFSGGGGGSRGSRFGCTGVKAWMRSHAADRSGAGEPCSMSRGELQLMLGVIGAPLIPLPVSHAKQSPSSVLCEQLKGDPIESSSAKYIVQQYIAASGGEWALNRVTSMYAMGKVRMTAAELNSSDADGGGSNNGGAHRGGKKGGGGGKGGAGGEIGGFVLWQKKPELWCLELVVSGCKISAGSDGKVAWRQTPWHQSHASRGPPRPLRRSLQGLDPMLTASLFAEDSVCIGERSIDGEDCFVLKVEAEASSLRARNSSSVEIIRHTVWGYFSQRTGLLVQLEDSHLLQIKSGAGGGSVFWETTMESRLRDYRAVDGVNIAHSGRTAVSLVRFGDTHDGGNTRTRMEEHWDIEEVDFNIWGLSMDCFLPPSDLRDAKESQQQQQELAVVKAARPPPLRIPAVAVVRVGPSQVAAVNLDETESLLAR